CGCCGCCGAACGGATGCTCGAAGATGCCTTGAATTATGCCCTGGAACGCAAACAATTTGGTCAGCCGATTGCCAGCTTCCAATTAATTCAGGCCATGTTAGCGGACAGTAAAATGGAGATATATGCGGCCCGTTGCATGATTATGGACGCTGCGAGACGCCGCGATCTGGGTGAAGATATTGGTACGGAGGCGTCCTGCTGTAAATTGTTCGCGACCGAAATGTGTGGTCGCGTGGCCGATCGGGCAGTCCAGATTCTTGGTGGATCAGGCTATGTCAGCGACTACCCGATTGAAAGATTTTATCGTGACGTCAGACTGTTCAGGATTTACGAAGGCACCAGTCAAATACAGCAATTGGTGATTGCACGCAACATGATTCGTTCCCGTAGCTAATTCATGTCAAATACATGAAATTAAAGCAAAAAACCTCGGCCACAAAGCCGAATAAAATGGGGACATCACCCCAAGGAGGATAAAATGAAAAATGGATTTCATGCTCTATTATTGGTGGCAATTTGTCTCATGCTGAGCGCCACTCAGGCCAAAGCCCAGGAGTTTCTGGTTGGCTCAGACGTTCCTCTCAGTGGCAAACTTGCCCGTGTTGGCAATGGTATGCATGAGGGGATCATGGTCGCGGCGGAAATGTTCAACAAAAAACACCCTGACCATAAAATCAAGGTAATCACTATCGATAATGAATCATCCCCCGCTAAGGCTCTGGCTGCGGTAGAAAAATTGGCGTCAGAGGGTGTAATTGCGTTCACTGGTGGTTATGGTTCCAATATCATCGGTCCTGCTTCCGATGCTGCCAATAAGGCTGGTCTGGTTTACATTACCTCCGGTGGCGTTAGTGATTCCTTGACTCAACGAGGCTATAAAACCTTTTTCCGCATCAACAATACGGCCGGGTATGCCAAAGCGATGGTAGGTCTGTTTACGGAGATGGGAATCAAGTCATTATCGGTTATCTATTCCACCAAAGAAGCGACCGAAGGGCTCGCTCATGATGTAGAAACTGCCATGGCAGCGAAAGGGGTCAAGGTGACGATGCATGCCTTTGATCCTTCAATTACCGATTTCAAACCGGTCATCAATAAAATCAGGCTGCAAGACAAATCAGAGGCCATCGCTATGGTCGGCTACGAAAACGATTATGTGAATATCATTCGGGCGGCCAAGGTCATGAAACCAAAGACGGTTAAGGCAATGGTCGGGGTCTGGTCGCTGGCGACTTCAAAAATGGCTTCTGAGTTCCCTGACCTTATGCCTAATGTCTGCGGTACCGCCCTTTTGCCTTATCCTGCCGAATTCACGACCCCCGACGGCAAACTCTTTGCCGAAACCTACAGTCGACTGTTCAAAAAGGAACCGGACTATCTTGGCCAATTTGGTTATGTTCAATCCCAGTTGCTGTTTGAGGCCATCCTGAGAGCTTACAATAAGGGAACCCTGTATAAGGGGGGTCTTGAAAAGGAGCTACGGGCAACCGACAAAGAAACCCTTATCGGTCGAGTTGTCTTCGATGAAAATGGCGATAATCCAAACTTCAATCATCGCATGGGCCAGCATCAGAATGGCAAGGTTGTGATCGTCTGGCCTAAAAGTGCTGCCAATGGAAAACTGAATTTCCCTGCTACTCCTTGGTAAAACGACTGCCATGAGGCTCTGGCTCCCTTAGAGCCTCATGGCACAGGTACGAATGACAAAGGTACGGTGAGAACATGCTAGACCTGATCTTACAATCAATTTACTCCGGACTTCTTTCTGGTGGCTCCTATGCCCTTATCGGCCTTGGGTTGGCGCTGGTCTTCGGCACCATGAAGGTCATCAACCTTGCGCATGGTGAACTAGTCCTCCTTGCCGCATACATTGCATACACTGTAGAAACCAGATTTGGATTGAATCCTTTACTCTCAATCCCGATCGCCCTGGTGCTTGTATGTCTGACTTCGGTCATCGTCTATTTTTTGCTCAGTCGCATCCGCAAAAACCGAGAGCTCAATTCCTTAATCCTTACCTTCGGTATCGGTATCATGCTGACAAACCTGGTTCTGGCCATCTGGTCGGCAGATATTCACAGCACCGGGTTTAGCTGGTTTCAAGAGCCCGTAGTCTTTGGACCTTTTTACGCCATGCACAGCGAACTGGTTTTTTTTGGAGTCAGTCTGGTGCTCGTGGTGATGCTCTGGTGGTGGCTTAATCGCAGCTGGTATGGGCGCGCACTTCGCGCTGTTTCCTCCAATCGGAATGCAGCCATGCTGATGGGGATCAATCCACAGCGGATCGAAGTGGTCTCCTTTATCGTCGCAGGGATTCTCGCAACTTTTGCCGGCGAAGCTATTTATTGCAGCAGTGTTATACAGCCAGCTCTAGGGCAATATTTGACCGTTAAGGCTTTCATAATTACGGTCCTTGCTGGTGTTGGCTCAATCCCGGGGGTCCTGCTAGGGGCGCTCTTACTTGGGGTTGCAGAATCGTTAACCGTTACCCTTTACAGTTCGGCGCTGCAGGAGCTCTCTGGAATGGTGTTGTTTCTCGTCGTTCTGTTTATTCTGCCTAACGGACTGTTTGGCGCTTCAAGGAGACGTGGATGACCCCCCGGACGGTAATTCCTGCACTGATAGTGGGCTATCTGGTGGTCCCGCTGTTATTGAGTAACAATTTGTACATAATGAACTTGTTGGTCGCAGCACTTACCATTGCCGGGATAGCACTGGCCTGGGCGTTGCTGGGGAATTTGGGGGGGATGGTGAGCTTTGGCCATGCCGCATTTTTTGGCGTGGGAGCATACGTCTCAGCCCTTCTCACCCTTAATTTCCAGATGCCCGTGTTCCCGGCCATGCTGCTCGGCGGTGTTGGTGCCATGGTGGCATCAACGCTGGTTTTGCCTGCATTGCGCCTGAGTGGACCGTATTTTGCTCTAGCGATCCTTGCCTATGCCCATATATTTCGCATCCTGGCCACCGAATTCAGAGGTATTACCAATGGATCGGCGGGGCTGTCGAGCATACCGCAGTTTCCCCTGGTCTTCGGTTATGATTTCGGCAGCGTACAGGGCGGGTATCTGGTGATCATAACCATCATCCTGATATTTACCTGGATTTACCATCTCATCCGAAAGAGCTATTACGGGATGGCCTTGCGCGCTATGCACGAAAGCGAAGATGCCACTCGTGTAGTTGGGGTTAACAGCACCCGACTTAAGGCCATGATGCTCTTCGTTTCTGCGTTTATGACGGGTACGATCGGTGCCTTCAACGCCCACTTTATCAATTTTTTGGAGCCAGACTATGCCTTTCATGGTGACTGGTCCATGCTCCCGATTGTGGCAGCTATTTTTGGAGGATACAGAACCCTGCCAGGCCCGCTGGTTGGGGCCCTCGTTGTCTATTTGATGGACCAATTAGTATTTAAAGACCTCCTTCCGCATGGCCATCAGATCGTCCTTGGCGGACTGCTTGGAGCCATGGTCCTGTTCAGCCCGGATGGTTTGATGCCCTTTGTTAATAAAAAATTGATCTCTAAACTCGGTTTTAAACGGAAATGCCATGCTAAAACTTAATCACCTGACAATGCGTTTCGGTGGCCTGACAGCACTGAAAGATGTTTCGTTACATATCGGGCAGAATGAAATTGTCGGACTCGTTGGCCCTAATGGTGCGGGGAAAACTACACTTTTTAATGTGATTTCAGGACTGGCCAAGCCGAGCAGCGGCCAGGTGATTTTCGATTCGAAAAATGTTTTGAAATCGCCCCTTTATGCGAAAGCAAGAATGGGGATAGGGCGGACCTTTCAAATCCCGCAGCCGATGCATGAATTGACTGTCAGGGAAAATTTGATCGTGGCTCAGCGATTCGGTACCGGCAGGGTCAATCTTGAGAAGATCAATGAGATTCTTGATTTTCTCAATCTTTCGGCCAAGGCGGAGGTTGATGCCGCATCAGAACTGTCGTTGACGGAACTCAAGGCCCTGGAAGTGGGCAAAGCCATGGCCACAAATCCTAAAATACTTCTGCTCGACGAGGTTTTGGCGGGGCTTGAAACACACGGGAAACGCGAGTTTTTAAAAACTCTGCAAAAACTGCATGATAAATACCAGATCAGTATTTTTATGATTGAGCATGACATTGAAACTGTTTCCAATTTTAGCCAACGTATTTGTGTGCTGAATTTCGGTCAGATTATCGCTGATGGGCCCCCCAGTGAGGTTTTCAACGATCCTACAGTTATTGAATGTTATACGGGGGGGGATCATGCTTAAAGTTACCAATTTACGTGCCGGTTATGGTGCGATAAACATTCTGTGGGATCTTTCTCTGGTTGTGACCGAAGGTAAATTAACCACAATCCTCGGCCCCAACGGTGCAGGAAAGACGACACTGCTGCGAGCGATTATGGGGCTTCTCCCGATAACTCAGGGTGAGATCATGCTCGGAGAACAATCCTTGCTGGGCATTAAAACCTGGGATATGGCAAAACACGGGATAGTCATGATCCCTGAGGGGCGGATGATTTTCAAGGAGATGAGTGTTGAAGAAAATCTGATAATAGGCGCCTTCCCGAAAGATCAAAGATTAAAGAGCAAGGAGAACCTGAAGCGTGTTTATGCAATGTTTCCCCGATTGCAGGAAAGGCGAACCCAACTTGCAGGTTCCTTATCCGGTGGTGAAGCCCAGATGGTGGCCATCGGCCGCGGTCTCATGGCCGAACCAAAGACCATCATTATGGATGAACCGACTCTCGGGCTGGCCCCAGTAATAGTTAAGGAGATCGCGTCAATCATAAAGCTGCTTAAAAATGAGGGTCGAACTATCGTTTTGGTTGAACAAAACACTCACATGGCGGTGAGCCTGTCTGACCATGTGTACTTGATGCAGACCGGCAAAATTCTGATGTCTGAAAAGGCGGAAAATGTCGACCTGGACAAGTTGCATGATCTTTATTTTGGAAAGTGAGGCATGTTGATGCAGAAACATCTTGGGGAACAGATGGATCATAGTTTGATTGAAAGCGGCTATTTCAACCATCTGGATTTTCGGATGGTTGAATGGGAACCAGGCCTCGCTGTTCTGGAAATAGAAATCGGCCCCCAGCATCTGAACCGCGCCAAGACTCTCCACGGCGGCGTCCTAACCGCGATGATAGATACCGTCTGTGGCTTTTCAGGTTGTCATTGTTCCGTTCCTGGGTACATGCGCAAGGCGGTGACTCTTTCTCTGACCACCAGCTTCACGGGGCAGGTCTCATCCGGGATCATCCGCGCTGTGGGCCGCAAGCGCACCAGGGGTAGAAAAATCTTTGTATCCAGTGCTGAAGTGTTCAACGCTGCCGATGAAATTATCGCAATTGGTGAAGCAACCTATCGTTATCGAAGCGGTAGTGAGGATTCAAGTGGTCAACCTGTATGACTTTTAACCTGACACCTGGAATAGGTCAACGGGTTGTATCAGGGAGTTTAATCCGTGCTAAGAGAAAATTTTCGGAGGGAAAGAATGCAACAAAGCAGCAACCTGCGTCATGGTGGACGCATTGTCATCGAGCAGCTCAAGATTCACGGGTGCGAGCGTGTTTTTCTGGTCCCGGGTGAGAGTTTCCTGGCCGTCCTCGATGGACTTGTCGATGTCCCCCAGATTGAAACTGTTGTGTGCCGGCAAGAAGGTGGTGCGGCTATTATGGCCGAGGCTTATGGCAAATTAACGGGCAAACCAGGGATCTGCATGGTCACACGTGGCCCGGGTGCAACAAATGCTTCAGCTGGCGTTCACATTGCGCAACAGGACAGCACCCCTATGATTCTGATCATAGGCCAGGTCAGTCGGCAGATGATCGATCGCGAAGCCTTTCAAGAGGTCGATTTCCGCAAGATGTTCGAGCCGCTGGCAAAATGGGTCGGTCAGATTGATCAGGTTGAAAGAATCCCTGAATACCTCAGCCATGCTTATCATATTGCTACTTCCGGACGCCCCGGGCCGGTTGTTTTGGCCTTGCCGGAGGATGTTCAGTCGTCTTTGGCCGAAGTCGAGGACGGCAAAACGTACGTCAATGTCGAAGCCCGTACCGCCCCGGAAGATGTCGCAGCATTTCGAAGCATGCTCGCCGCCGCGGCGAAACCACTTGTGATCGTTGGCGGAAGTCCCTGGACCAGGACCACCACGGACAACCTCATTCGCTTTGCCGAACGCAACAAGGTCGCAATCGCGACTTCGTTTCGCTGTCAGGACTATATCCCCAACACGCATCCCAATTACGTCGGCGATGTCGGTATCGGTATCGACCCAAAGCTGGCGGAAATGGTGAGCGAATCTGATCTGATCGCCCTGATCGGCTCGCGCATGGGAGAGATAACGAGCAGTGGTTACACATTGCTCAAAAGCCCCTGTCCCGAGCAAAAATTAATCCACGTTTATCCGTCTCCGGACGAACTGGGGCGGGTTTATCGCCCTGATCTGGCGATCAATGCCTCACAACCCTCATTTATTGCCGCACTCGCAAAGATGGAACCGATCAGCAATATTGATAACAGTGCGCGTATCGCCACGGAGCACGCCAATTATATAAATTTTTCAACTCCGCTGGACACCCCTGGCGACGTTAAAATGGCCCAGGTGATCAATCAGCTTTGTGACGCGCTCCCGGAAGAGGCCATCATCACCAATGGCGCAGGGAACTACGCCGCTTTTTTACATCGCTTTTATCAATACCGCAGTTATCGAACCCAGCTTGCACCGACTTCCGGGTCAATGGGCTATGGGCTGCCGGCCGCTATTTCCGCAAAACTTCAGTATCCAGAAAGGGATGTTGTCTGTGTGGCAGGCGATGGTTGTTTCATGATGCATGGTCAGGAGTTTGCGACTGCCGTCCAGTATGGGGCCAACATTATCACTCTCATCGTAAACAACGGTATGTTCGGCACTATTCGCATGCACCAAGAGCGCAATTACCCGACCCGAATCAGCGGCACGAACTTACGAAACCCCGATTTTGCAGCCTATGCGAGAGCCTTTGGAGGATATGGGGAAACCGTGACCCGAACCGAGGATTTCCTCGGTGCTTTTGAGCGGGCCCGCAACTCCAGGCAACCAGCGATCATAGAACTTAAAGTCGATCCAGAGGCCCTGACCCCACTCAGAACACTGAGCCAGGTTCGGGCCGGTTGAGGTTTATCACAGCAGGGATGATTGTACTCTGAAGTATTTTCGGTCCTGGCGCGCTGGCAACAGGGCCGGGTAGTGTCAAGACAGGTGTCCTTTCAGTCCGTTATACAGCTGAGCGGAAAAGGTTTTCTTCCGGGGATCTTTTCCGCTCAGGGTCGAATCGAATGGCTTTGATCTGTTTCCCCTTTTGTGTTTGCCGGGTTTAACGACATGGATTCTGCTGTCGTGTCCGCTCATAAACTTCTTTTCGCTCGTTCAACTTCATTACCCCTCGCCCATACGTCGAGAAGGGAAGTGGGGTTAAGGGTATAAAACAGGAGAGACGTCTTTGAAAAAGAATCGGTCAGAAAATGTGGATTTAAATCTCGCCGAAACAATCCTTGTGACCGGCTATGCCCCCTCGCCGCAAGGAACAGCGATGAATTCGATTTACAAGTATGTTGGAGTTATCCTTGAGATTGACCCGCAGACCGATCGGATTATCAATGCCGAATTTACCTTTGTCACCTCTCTGGCTCGTGATTTTATTGCCAGGGTGATTCAGGGGTATCACCTTAAAGATGGGGTGGAAGGGCTCTGTCAGAAGATCCGAACCCGGTACCTGGCGCCATCAACCGAAGCAGTTAACGCCTGCGTCAAGGTAGCTGTTCAACGCTATTTCGACATGAAGCAGGTACGCTAGTTTGCTCTTGATTGTCTTGAGGGATTATTTACCCCTTGGTATGGGACTGGATGGACTTGGCTAATCTCCTGAACCAGGAGAGCTATTGCTGCAGAACCAAACAGCAGTCGTCTCACTTTAAGACTTCATCAGCTGACCACCTTAAACGGGAGTTGATCGTGGATAATGTCATAAAATTGCTGAAGGCGCATCGTTCCATCCGGGAATATTTAAATCGACCGGTAAGCCAGAAATTGCTTGAGTCCCTTATTGAAGCCGGACAGTGTGCAGCTACCTCCAGTTTTATTCAGGCATGTACTGTCATTCAGGTAAGCAATCAGGAAACAAGGCAGAAGCTTTGCGAATACTCAGCCGGGCAGGTCTATGTTGCCAATGCGCCGGTATTCCTGGTTTTTTGTGTCGATATGAATCGCCATCGGTTGTCTTGTGATATGCACGATGCCCCGATGCTGTCTGGATATACTGAGCAGTTTTTAACTGCCGCTCTGGATTGTGCCCTGTTTGCCCAAAACGTACTTGTTGGCGCTGAAGCGATGGGGCTCGGTGGCTGCTATATTGGTGCCATCAGAAACCATATCGCCGAGGTTGACAAGTTGCTGGGTCTACCCGAGTTGGTTTGTCCTGTTTTTGGCCTCTGCCTTGGCTATCCGGCACAAAATCCTGAGATCAAACCGCGCTTGCCCCTGTCGGTTGTATTTAAACAGGAGAGCTATGATGACAGTTCTGATGCCGCCCTCATCAGGGATTATGACCAGACGATTCGTGAATATTACCGAACCCGCTCCGGTAGTAACAAAGACGACTCCTGGAGTGTGCGGATATCATCCATGTTGGCAAAGGAAGCGCGCCCGCACATGCTCCCATACCTCAAATCTAAGGGTTATCTGCTCAAGTAGTGGTATTTGACCGGGAACCCTTTATCCGGGGTTGGTCTTACAAGTAGTCGGCCGATTTATTCTGGAACCACTAGTGTGGGTCAGGATGGCTACGTTTAAATAACTAACCTGTGAGGGCGAATATCTTTATGGAAACTGAAACTATTGTATTTGACCATGTTCACCTGCTTAGCGAAAATCCGTCTGCGGCGGCGGAATGGTATGTCGATATGCTGGACGGCAAAATTACCGCCAATATCGAGGTCGGCGGTGCCCCCCAAGTGACAGTTGACTTTATTGGTGCCAAAATTATCATTCGTGGCCAACGCAGTGGCGAAGAGGCTGTCCATAAAAAGGCCCTGTATTGGGGTACTGACCATTTTGGTTTCAGGGTAACAGGCGATTTAGACCGGTTCTGTCAGGTGCTTAAACAAAAAGGGGCAATGTTTACCCTGGAACCAGTCGATTTTGGCCCGAAGGTACGGATCGCCTTCATCCAAGCACCGGACGGGGTTAGTATCGAGCTGCTGAAAAGAAAAATTTAGCCTCAAAAGTTCACTGCTGTTGCCGACGCGCGCTCACCAGAAATGGGTACCAATATGCGGCCCTCGAAGACACAGAAATGAGTTAGAATTCTCGGATTATTGGCTTTAATAAAGTGAAAATCAAACTCGGTTTTTTATTGTCAGGTAATTCGTTTGCTTGCATAAATTAGCCTGTTTTATTTTGTTTAACAGTATGTTGCGGATAAGAACTGCAATTTATCGACTGTAGCGGAAAAGTGAATTTAGGCGAATTCCGATAAAGCTATTGACATAAATATAACGTAGATATATTGTCAAATTTCGAGATTTAGTTTTTTCTGGCTTATGTTTTTGACTCCCCTGTCAAAAATCTCCAGCCGGGAAATACGACTAATATCATCGGAAATACAACGGCATCCGTGAAAACGGATCGCACGTTTGTACTTTCGGTGATTTTTTTTTGCCCTAAATCAAATCAGGTCCAAATTGTTTTGGTTTGAAGTTGTGGAATCGCCACATTTTCAACACAGGGCCTCTGTGTACATAAACTATTCAAACAGTAAGGAGATTAACAATGAAGAGAACTGCATTATTTCCCATGGTTTTAGCCCTGATGTTGTCCTTATCTATCTGCCTCACACCTTCCAGCAGCTTTGCTGCGGACAAGGGTAAGATCGATACCTCAATGATCACCTTCGGAGCCGCGACCGTTGGTGGCTTCTGGTATGTTTTGGCAGGAGCCTACGGCGATGCTATTCACAAGTACAACAAGACCGTGGTCAACGTCATTCAAGGTGGCTCCATCGCAAATATTAAGGGGCTTGAGCAGGGTGTGTTCCAGATGGGCTTTAGTAACGGCCAGACCGTTCCCGAGGCTCTGGAGGGTAAGGCGGCCTTTGCGGGTAAGCCGGTAACGACTTTCGATACGATCGCAGGTCTCTACTCCAACGTCTTCTTCATCGCCGTCAGTGGTGATTCAGATATTAAGACCATCAAGGATCTCAAGGGTAAGAGCGTCAGTCCTGGCATCAAAGGCTACAGTGGAGAACTGGCATTTCAGTCGATCCTTAAGGCCAATGGGCTCTCTTATGACGACCTCAGCAACGTGCAGTATGTTGGTACCGCTGATGGTGCCAGTCTGTTGCGCGACGGTCATATTGATGCGCTCCTCGGTATGCTCAACCAGCCTAACTCCTCTCTTCAGGAACTCGATACCACCTTGCGTAGCGGCATCCGCTTGATCCCCCTCGATCTCGCGACCGTTCGTGCCCTGCAATCGCAAAATAAGGGCTATGCCAACTTCACCATCAAGGGTGGCACCTATAAATCCGAACAACGGGATACTCCAACGGTTGCCGCTGTGACTCAAGTGTTGGTTCTCAAGGATTTGCCAGAACAGTTTGTCTATGATGTCACCAAAGTTCTGATCGAAAATGAAAAGACCTGGCGCCAGCTATCCAAGACCATGAAGGACTTTGACGGCAAAATGGCCCTCTCTTCTGCAATTGGCCCTATGCATCCTGGTGCCGTTAAATACTACAAGGAAGCTGGCCTTCTGTAAGTTAAGAATCAACTGCCAGTTGCCCGACGGGGTGACTCCCAAAATTTCACCCCGTCGGACGTATCACAAAGGATAGGACTAATGAGTCAAATCATAGAGCAGGCACTCGGTGGGGATCTCTTTTTAGGTAAGATCAGAAAATTGCGGCCAGCGTACAATCGGGTCGTTACAATGGTCGGCATCAGCATGACCATGTTTCAGCTCTATACGGCCTTATTTGGATCCTATACGGCGCTCTTGCAACGGGCCTGCCATCTATCCTTTGCGCTTTTGATTACCTTTATGCTCTATCAGCCTACGCGCAAAAGTCAGGACTCGGTGCCCTGGTACGATTGGCTGATCCTGGCCCTGACCTCAGCGGCTTATGGGTACCTGTGCTTCAATGGTCAGGAAATTTCTTACCACATGTCCTTTGTTACCCCGTTGACCAGTATCGAGTTGCTGGTTGGGGTCGTTGCCGGATTACTGTTGATTGAGGCGACCCGGCGTACCGTGGGTAATTCCTTAGCGCTCGTGCTGGTCTTCTCTTTAGCGTATATCTTCTTCGGGGAGCACCTCCCCGGGTTAATGCAACATCGGGGTTTTAACCTGACGTGGATCGTTGATCAGTTATTTTATGGAACTGATGGGGTCTTCGGCATTCCTCTCGGAGTTGCTTCGACCTTTATTTTCCTCTTCATTCTGTTTGGTAAGCTGCTCGAAGCCTCTAAGGGCGGTGAATTCTTTATTGATATTGCCGTTGCTGGAATGGGCCGGTTTCGCGGCGGTCCCGCGAAAACTGCAATTTTAGGCAGTGCCCTGCTTGGCACCATCTCCGGAAGCGCAGTTGCCAATGTTTCAACCACTGGTGCCTTCACCATTCCGCTGATGAAACGAACCGGCTATAAACCCGAATTCGCTGGGGCAGTAGAGGCTGTTGCTTCCTCTGGTGGGCAGATCATGCCCCCGATTATGGGAGCGACCGCCTTCGTGATTGCCACCTACGTCGGCATACCCTACGGTGAACTGGCCTTTAAGGCGATCATTCCAGCGTTGCTGTATTTTCTCTGTCTTGGTTTTCAGGTCGACTTTCGTGCCCAACGCAACGGGCTTAAAGGCCTTCCTGCAGAGGAGATCCCCAAATTTTGGGCAGTCTTCAAAAAAGGGTATCTGTTCATCATTCCTCTGGCCGCAATCGTGATCATGCTGGTCCTCGGATACTCTCCCATGCGAGCAGGACTCTATGCTATCGGAGCAGTGATTCTTGTCTGTATGCCGCAAAGTCGTACCCGGTTCTCATTGCGAACGGTGCTCAATACTTTTGACCAGGCCGCTCGTGGAATCATCGAAACTTCGATCGCTTGCGCTGCTGCGGGCATGGTGATTGGCGTTATCTCGCTATCAGGATTGGGTCTGCGTTTCAGTAGTATGATTATCGATTTTGCCGGCGGTAGTTTGCTGTTGACGCTGATATTCACCATGGTCGTCTCCTTAATCCTTGGCATGGGGCTTCCTACCGTGGCCGCTTACATTATCCAGGTGGCTCTGACCGTTCCGGCGCTTATCAATATGGGCGTTGAGCCGGTGGCTGCTCACATGTTTATCTTCTATTTCGCGATCATCTCCGCGATCACCCCACCCGTGGCCCTGGCGGCTTTTGCTGCTGCGGGAATCGCCGGCTCGAATCCCATGCGCACCGGTGTCATTGCCATGCGTCTCGGGATTGCAGCATTCGTCATTCCCTACGTATTTGTCTATGGCCCGGCATTGCTGTTGGTCGGCAGCGTACCGAAGATCTGCCTTGCCGTGATCACTGCCTGCCTGGGTATATACAGCATGGCGGCAGCGGCGGAAGGCTGGCTGCTTCGTGACTGTTATTGGTATGAGCGCCTCTTACTGGTGGTTGTATCTCTGGTGCTTGTTGTCCCGGGGTTTGTGACTGACATCATTGGCGTCATCGGAATTCTCTTGGTGTTCGCTCTGCAGAAATTTACCCGCAAAGAGATTGTCCTTGGGCAGGACCAGCCAGAGGCGGCTGTTTGACGACAACCTGAACAATTTTGACGGAGTGGGATATGCACGATAATTATGTATTAGTTACCGGTGGCTCTCAAAATATCGGTGCAGCCATCTGTCGGCGCCTGCATGCCGATGGGTTAAAGGTCATTGTACTGGACATTGTGGAACCGACCCACGATCTAAGTACGGAATTTTGCCAGGTTGATTTATCTGACGCGCAAGCAACCAAAGCAGTTCTCGCACAGCTGACCGATAAGTACGAAATAACCCGTTTGGTTAACAACGTGGGGATCGTCAGGCCAGCACTTGTTGAAGACACCAAGTTAGAAGATTTTGAGTTGCTTATGAACTTGAATACCCGTTCAGCTCTGATCTGTACTCAGGCATTGTTGCCAACTATGCGACGCAAAAAGTTTGGTCGGATTGTTTCCAATGCCAGTCGGGTCGTTTTGGGTAAAGAGTTACGAACCTGCTACAGCGGCAGCAAGGGCGCATTGATTTCTATGAGTCGCACCTGGGCCCTGGAGCTTGCCAAAGACGGAATTACGGTCAATGGCGTTGCTCCCGGGCCGATTGCAACCAATGCTTTTTGGGCCAATAACCCACCGGATTCAAAACAGGCCAAAGCTATCCTCAGAGGGATTCCGCTTCAACGCATGGGGACTCCAGAAGATGTTGCTAACGGCGTAGCTTTTTTTATCGATGAGCGAAGCTCCTTTGTGACCGGACAATTTTTGTACGTTTGTGGCGGGGTAACGGTCGGCCTTTCTGCCTAGTTATTTCTGAAATCCCTAATACCT
Above is a genomic segment from Geopsychrobacter electrodiphilus DSM 16401 containing:
- a CDS encoding VOC family protein, whose protein sequence is METETIVFDHVHLLSENPSAAAEWYVDMLDGKITANIEVGGAPQVTVDFIGAKIIIRGQRSGEEAVHKKALYWGTDHFGFRVTGDLDRFCQVLKQKGAMFTLEPVDFGPKVRIAFIQAPDGVSIELLKRKI
- a CDS encoding TRAP transporter permease; the encoded protein is MSQIIEQALGGDLFLGKIRKLRPAYNRVVTMVGISMTMFQLYTALFGSYTALLQRACHLSFALLITFMLYQPTRKSQDSVPWYDWLILALTSAAYGYLCFNGQEISYHMSFVTPLTSIELLVGVVAGLLLIEATRRTVGNSLALVLVFSLAYIFFGEHLPGLMQHRGFNLTWIVDQLFYGTDGVFGIPLGVASTFIFLFILFGKLLEASKGGEFFIDIAVAGMGRFRGGPAKTAILGSALLGTISGSAVANVSTTGAFTIPLMKRTGYKPEFAGAVEAVASSGGQIMPPIMGATAFVIATYVGIPYGELAFKAIIPALLYFLCLGFQVDFRAQRNGLKGLPAEEIPKFWAVFKKGYLFIIPLAAIVIMLVLGYSPMRAGLYAIGAVILVCMPQSRTRFSLRTVLNTFDQAARGIIETSIACAAAGMVIGVISLSGLGLRFSSMIIDFAGGSLLLTLIFTMVVSLILGMGLPTVAAYIIQVALTVPALINMGVEPVAAHMFIFYFAIISAITPPVALAAFAAAGIAGSNPMRTGVIAMRLGIAAFVIPYVFVYGPALLLVGSVPKICLAVITACLGIYSMAAAAEGWLLRDCYWYERLLLVVVSLVLVVPGFVTDIIGVIGILLVFALQKFTRKEIVLGQDQPEAAV
- the nfsA gene encoding oxygen-insensitive NADPH nitroreductase, translating into MDNVIKLLKAHRSIREYLNRPVSQKLLESLIEAGQCAATSSFIQACTVIQVSNQETRQKLCEYSAGQVYVANAPVFLVFCVDMNRHRLSCDMHDAPMLSGYTEQFLTAALDCALFAQNVLVGAEAMGLGGCYIGAIRNHIAEVDKLLGLPELVCPVFGLCLGYPAQNPEIKPRLPLSVVFKQESYDDSSDAALIRDYDQTIREYYRTRSGSNKDDSWSVRISSMLAKEARPHMLPYLKSKGYLLK
- a CDS encoding DUF3870 domain-containing protein, giving the protein MKKNRSENVDLNLAETILVTGYAPSPQGTAMNSIYKYVGVILEIDPQTDRIINAEFTFVTSLARDFIARVIQGYHLKDGVEGLCQKIRTRYLAPSTEAVNACVKVAVQRYFDMKQVR
- a CDS encoding thiamine pyrophosphate-binding protein, with translation MQQSSNLRHGGRIVIEQLKIHGCERVFLVPGESFLAVLDGLVDVPQIETVVCRQEGGAAIMAEAYGKLTGKPGICMVTRGPGATNASAGVHIAQQDSTPMILIIGQVSRQMIDREAFQEVDFRKMFEPLAKWVGQIDQVERIPEYLSHAYHIATSGRPGPVVLALPEDVQSSLAEVEDGKTYVNVEARTAPEDVAAFRSMLAAAAKPLVIVGGSPWTRTTTDNLIRFAERNKVAIATSFRCQDYIPNTHPNYVGDVGIGIDPKLAEMVSESDLIALIGSRMGEITSSGYTLLKSPCPEQKLIHVYPSPDELGRVYRPDLAINASQPSFIAALAKMEPISNIDNSARIATEHANYINFSTPLDTPGDVKMAQVINQLCDALPEEAIITNGAGNYAAFLHRFYQYRSYRTQLAPTSGSMGYGLPAAISAKLQYPERDVVCVAGDGCFMMHGQEFATAVQYGANIITLIVNNGMFGTIRMHQERNYPTRISGTNLRNPDFAAYARAFGGYGETVTRTEDFLGAFERARNSRQPAIIELKVDPEALTPLRTLSQVRAG
- a CDS encoding TAXI family TRAP transporter solute-binding subunit; translation: MKRTALFPMVLALMLSLSICLTPSSSFAADKGKIDTSMITFGAATVGGFWYVLAGAYGDAIHKYNKTVVNVIQGGSIANIKGLEQGVFQMGFSNGQTVPEALEGKAAFAGKPVTTFDTIAGLYSNVFFIAVSGDSDIKTIKDLKGKSVSPGIKGYSGELAFQSILKANGLSYDDLSNVQYVGTADGASLLRDGHIDALLGMLNQPNSSLQELDTTLRSGIRLIPLDLATVRALQSQNKGYANFTIKGGTYKSEQRDTPTVAAVTQVLVLKDLPEQFVYDVTKVLIENEKTWRQLSKTMKDFDGKMALSSAIGPMHPGAVKYYKEAGLL